In Ctenopharyngodon idella isolate HZGC_01 chromosome 1, HZGC01, whole genome shotgun sequence, a single genomic region encodes these proteins:
- the cpb2 gene encoding carboxypeptidase B2 isoform X2, whose translation MRPLIQLAYFICFNIFLEKCICKSEHDQVLAITVSTQEHVDTVQNITSHNETLLWQPASPSYITTNTEVHLYIQSTSLEFVTELLRKHGITYRVLLENTAALVEMQTRNDTSDPRSGGVFYERYHSLEDIYYWINKTSQEHSDMVKVTLIGSSSEKRPLYVIKLSGRRGEVKRAMWMDCGIHAREWIAPAFCMWFVKYALAYYTRNAEITEMLNNMDIYILTVMNPDGYKYTWTTDRMWRKNRSVNKDSECAGVDLNRNFDANWCTKGASDNPCDQTYCGQFPESEPETQAVAQFLRSHKDTIKLYLSIHSYFQMLLFPYACSYDEVQNHEELVCDEVNA comes from the exons atgagGCCCCTAATACAACTGGCTTACTTcatatgttttaacatttttcttgAAAAATGTATCTGCAAATCGGAACA TGACCAGGTTTTGGCCATCACTGTATCCACACAGGAACATGTGGACACAGTGCAGAACATAACAAGTCACAATGAG ACATTATTGTGGCAGCCTGCTTCGCCCAGTTACATTACAACGAACACTGAGGTTCACCTTTACATTCAGTCAACAAGTTTGGAGTTTGTCACTGAACTCCTACGCAAACATGGCATTACTTATAG AGTTCTTTTGGAAAACACAGCAGCGCTGGTTGAGATGCAGACCAGAAATGATACGTCAGATCCCCGGAGTGGAGGCGTGTTCTATGAGAGATATCATTCTTTAGAAGAc atctATTACTGGATAAATAAGACCAGCCAAGAACATTCAGACATGGTGAAAGTTACTCTTATTGGGTCATCTTCTGAGAAGCGGCCACTCTATGTTATAAAG CTGTCAGGCAGGAGAGGTGAGGTGAAGAGGGCCATGTGGATGGACTGTGGGATTCATGCACGGGAGTGGATCGCCCCAGCCTTTTGCATGTGGTTTGTCAAATAT GCACTAGCATATTACACCCGGAACGCTGAAATCACAGAGATGTTGAATAACATGGACATTTACATCTTAACAGTCATGAACCCAGATGGATACAAGTACACATGGACAACA GATCGTATGTGGAGGAAAAACCGCTCTGTTAACAAAGACAGCGAGTGTGCTGGAGTAGATTTGAACAGAAATTTTGATGCAAACTGGTGCA CAAAAGGTGCCTCCGATAATCCATGTGATCAAACATATTGCGGTCAGTTCCCAGAGTCTGAACCAGAGACCCAGGCTGTGGCACAGTTCCTGCGCTCCCATAAGGACACAATCAAGCTGTATCTCTCCATTCACTCCTACTTTCAGATGCTTCTGTTTCCTTACGCCTGTTCCTATGATGAGGTTCAAAACCACGAGGAGTTGGTGTGTGATGAAGTTAATGCATGA
- the cpb2 gene encoding carboxypeptidase B2 isoform X1 yields MRPLIQLAYFICFNIFLEKCICKSEHDQVLAITVSTQEHVDTVQNITSHNETLLWQPASPSYITTNTEVHLYIQSTSLEFVTELLRKHGITYRVLLENTAALVEMQTRNDTSDPRSGGVFYERYHSLEDIYYWINKTSQEHSDMVKVTLIGSSSEKRPLYVIKLSGRRGEVKRAMWMDCGIHAREWIAPAFCMWFVKYALAYYTRNAEITEMLNNMDIYILTVMNPDGYKYTWTTDRMWRKNRSVNKDSECAGVDLNRNFDANWCTKGASDNPCDQTYCGQFPESEPETQAVAQFLRSHKDTIKLYLSIHSYFQMLLFPYACSYDEVQNHEELQELVKEASTKIRRYYRNIYKYGASAKTIYLAPGGSDDWAYNLGIKYSFTFELQDRGRYGFLLPPSFIPQACNEALLAAKIIALHVIKKTEELSPTT; encoded by the exons atgagGCCCCTAATACAACTGGCTTACTTcatatgttttaacatttttcttgAAAAATGTATCTGCAAATCGGAACA TGACCAGGTTTTGGCCATCACTGTATCCACACAGGAACATGTGGACACAGTGCAGAACATAACAAGTCACAATGAG ACATTATTGTGGCAGCCTGCTTCGCCCAGTTACATTACAACGAACACTGAGGTTCACCTTTACATTCAGTCAACAAGTTTGGAGTTTGTCACTGAACTCCTACGCAAACATGGCATTACTTATAG AGTTCTTTTGGAAAACACAGCAGCGCTGGTTGAGATGCAGACCAGAAATGATACGTCAGATCCCCGGAGTGGAGGCGTGTTCTATGAGAGATATCATTCTTTAGAAGAc atctATTACTGGATAAATAAGACCAGCCAAGAACATTCAGACATGGTGAAAGTTACTCTTATTGGGTCATCTTCTGAGAAGCGGCCACTCTATGTTATAAAG CTGTCAGGCAGGAGAGGTGAGGTGAAGAGGGCCATGTGGATGGACTGTGGGATTCATGCACGGGAGTGGATCGCCCCAGCCTTTTGCATGTGGTTTGTCAAATAT GCACTAGCATATTACACCCGGAACGCTGAAATCACAGAGATGTTGAATAACATGGACATTTACATCTTAACAGTCATGAACCCAGATGGATACAAGTACACATGGACAACA GATCGTATGTGGAGGAAAAACCGCTCTGTTAACAAAGACAGCGAGTGTGCTGGAGTAGATTTGAACAGAAATTTTGATGCAAACTGGTGCA CAAAAGGTGCCTCCGATAATCCATGTGATCAAACATATTGCGGTCAGTTCCCAGAGTCTGAACCAGAGACCCAGGCTGTGGCACAGTTCCTGCGCTCCCATAAGGACACAATCAAGCTGTATCTCTCCATTCACTCCTACTTTCAGATGCTTCTGTTTCCTTACGCCTGTTCCTATGATGAGGTTCAAAACCACGAGGAGTTG CAAGAACTTGTTAAGGAGGCCTCAACAAAAATACGCAGATACTACAGAAATATCTATAAATATGGTGCATCTGCAAAAACCATTT atttGGCCCCAGGAGGCTCTGATGACTGGGCGTATAATCTTGGGATAAAATATTCCTTCACTTTTGAACTTCAGGATCGTGGTCGATATGGGTTCCTTCTTCCTCCCAGCTTTATCCCTCAGGCCTGTAATGAGGCTCTGCTGGCAGCAAAGATCATAGCCTTGCATGTGATCAAGAAAACTGAAGAGCTTTCACCAACAACCTGA
- the alg11 gene encoding GDP-Man:Man(3)GlcNAc(2)-PP-Dol alpha-1,2-mannosyltransferase produces MSAHDHLSLCLCDLIRLLWSLLLPCFYLSLVLTAILFLFIMGVRTWLQMKRKTRRAQDGRPAVAFFHPYCNAGGGGERVLWCALRALQNRYQDVSFVVYTGDQGVTAEEILDGARRRFNIRLPRAVKFVFLKHRLLVEAKLYPHFTLLGQSVGSIFLGWEALTEFVPDVYIDSMGYAFTLPVFRYLGGCHVGSYVHYPTISTDMLSVVRERNPRFNNADYISSNPVLSAIKVIYYCVFALLYGLAGSCSEVVMVNSTWTLGHILALWRAPNRTSVVYPPCDVQAFLDIPIGEETEEKEGKKCHCVVSVGQFRPEKDHQLQIRAFRKLLDRKGVETAGRETVKLVLIGGCRNQEDEDRVLMLRGLCQELGLADRVEFKLNIPFEELKKDLTDATIGLHTMWNEHFGIGVVECMAAGTIILAHKSGGPKLDIVVHYDGGPTGFLADDEDTYADAMERILSMTPAARLEIRRRARLSVTRFSDQEFEGSFLAAVEPLMSTLRL; encoded by the exons ATGTCAGCCCACGATCacctgtctctctgtctgtgcgATTTAATTAG GTTACTGTGGTCACTGCTGTTACCATGCTTCTATCTGAGTCTTGTCCTGACAGCCATCCTCTTCCTCTTCATCATGGGGGTGAGAACCTGGCTGCAGATGAAGAGGAAGACCAGGAGAGCTCAGGATGGCCGGCCTGCCGTGGCCTTCTTCCACCCATACTGCAATgcgggaggaggaggagagagagtgctGTGGTGTGCTTTACGTGCTCTTCAAAACAG GTACCAAGATGTTTCCTTCGTGGTCTACACAGGTGATCAGGGCGTGACAGCAGAAGAGATTTTAGATGGAGCACGGCGGCGCTTCAACATCAGACTCCCCAGAGCTGTTAAGTTTGTGTTCTTGAAACATCGTCTCCTGGTAGAGGCTAAACTTTACCCACACTTCACCCTTCTGGGGCAGAGCGTGGGCTCCATCTTCCTGGGGTGGGAGGCCTTGACTGAGTTTGTTCCAGACGTCTACATTGACTCAATGGGCTATGCCTTCACCTTACCTGTGTTCCGTTATCTGGGTGGATGTCATGTGGGAAGCTATGTGCACTACCCAACCATCAGCACTGATATGCTGTCTGTGGTTCGAGAAAGAAACCCAAG GTTCAATAATGCAGACTACATCTCCAGTAACCCTGTACTGAGTGCCATCAAAGTGATTTACTACTGTGTCTTCGCACTGCTGTACGGTCTAGCCGGCTCCTGTAGTGAAGTGGTCATGGTAAATTCCACCTGGACATTAGGTCACATTTTGGCTTTGTGGCGCGCTCCTAACCGTACGAGTGTGGTCTACCCACCGTGTGACGTTCAGGCCTTCCTGGACATCCCTATTGGGGAAGAGACTGAAGAGAAAGAAGGCAAAAAGTGTCACTGTGTAGTCTCGGTGGGCCAGTTCCGGCCTGAAAAAGACCATCAGCTGCAGATCAGGGCTTTTAGAAAACTTCTGGACAGGAAGGGGGTGGAGACTGCCGGTCGAGAGACCGTGAAGCTGGTGTTGATTGGTGGATGTCGTAACCAGGAAGATGAAGACAGGGTACTGATGCTGAGGGGATTGTGTCAGGAGCTGGGCCTAGCAGACAGGGTGGAGTTTAAACTCAATATCCCATTTGAGGAACTGAAGAAAGATTTGACAGATGCCACGATTGGGTTGCACACAATGTGGAATGAACATTTCGGTATTG GTGTAGTGGAGTGTATGGCTGCAGGAACAATCATTCTAGCTCACAAATCCGGTGGTCCGAAGTTGGACATTGTAGTTCACTATGATGGCGGTCCAACCGGCTTCCTGGCAGATGATGAAGACACCTATGCAGACGCCATGGAACGAATCCTTTCTATGACTCCCGCAGCTCGGTTAGAGATCCGACGCCGGGCCCGTCTGTCCGTCACCCGCTTCTCAGACCAGGAGTTTGAAGGTTCATTTCTTGCAGCCGTGGAGCCTCTAATGTCAACACTGAGACTATGA
- the spp2 gene encoding secreted phosphoprotein 24, whose translation MKMRCCVFLYLLLQVLGGLGLPLFELSAKADDALQMALDQINARYARNHLYRVSKASVKRILPLGMDTYDLHLRFGIRETECQKASGADPQGCMYRKGFFVSEAGCYIRARVTQELTRIISLRCTKADSSSSESSEEGSLGLYYDLNHFGTRDRTHSTSSPSINVAPPIHAGHHNNRENNDIRGDHFGNHLPYQ comes from the exons ATGAAAATGAGGTGCTGTGTTTTTCTGTATCTGCTCCTGCAGGTTTTGGGAGGTTTAG GCCTTCCTCTGTTTGAGCTCAGCGCTAAAGCAGATGATGCTCTACAGATGGCCCTCGACCAGATCAATGCACGTTATGCCAGGAATCACCTCTACAGAGTGTCCAAGGCATCTGTGAAGAGG ATTCTTCCTCTGGGAATGGACACATATGATCTGCATCTGAGGTTTGGCATTAGGGAGACAGAGTGCCAGAAAGCCTCTGGGGCCGACCCTCAGGGCTGCATGTACCGCAAAGGTTTTTTTGTG TCGGAGGCAGGGTGCTATATCAGAGCGCGAGTGACTCAGGAGCTCACTCGCATCATCTCTCTCAGGTGCACAAAGGCAGACAGCTCAAGCTCTGAGTCCAGTGAGGAG GGGAGTTTAGGATTATACTACGATTTAAATCATTTTGGAACTAGAG ACCGCACACATTCAACTTCATCACCAAGCATCAATGTGGCCCCACCAATACACGCGGGCCATCACAACAACAGAGAAAACAATGATATTCGTGGGGACCATTTCGGCAATCACCTGCCATATCAATGA
- the raph1b gene encoding ras-associated and pleckstrin homology domains-containing protein 1b isoform X4, producing the protein MDVMTACWRGQEEQAAKAKAEKIRVALEKIKEAQVKKLVIRVHMSDESSKTMMVDERQTVRQVLDSLLDKSHCGYSPDWALVETIPELQMERIFEDHENLVENLLNWTRDSQNKLMFIERIEKYALFKNPQNYLLGRKETSEMADRNKEALLEECFCGSSVSVPEIEGVLWLKEDGKKSWKKRYFLLRASGIYFVPKGKAKASRDLVCFLQLDHVNVYYGQDYRSKYKAPTDYCLALKHPQIQKKSQYIKYLCCDDVRTLHQWVNGIRIAKYGKLLYVNYQEAMKRTEAAYDWSSLSSTSIKSGTSSVSIPESQSNHSSQTDSGMSDGTSSSHARSQSVVSSIFSEAWKRGTQIEESTKARPESIRSTHSSHSTHSSHHVPQQQHPHLQQQPHALSIPQSRGSVHQAPTQPLTQAPTQAPPQATPAPPPPPPPPPPPPPPPPISSIPHHSTPTMFAKYSTITRLQNASQATTSHHKPQPQIQQQVPPVPPASKPQSNNIPPGANIPPPPPPPPPAPMPPPGSAMAVLKLGPPAPAVVLQSSPPPPSPPPPPPAPPIMHMQSQPLPPPPPIMPMQSQPLPPPPSLMPMQSQPLPPPPSIMPMQSQPLPPPPSIMPMQSQPLPPPPLIMPMQSQPLPPPPPIVPIQSHPLPPPPPIVPIQSHPLPPPPPPLQANGLPPPPPPSTVQAPFKTSGLKQVLAHKFPNVPQDLLPPANQTPSPPPPPPPPPLPSPAPTRPTQQHVAPAPNPPPPPPPPPGPIQLPIQPAVLPKTFTGGFLHQTAPKTSCGILPVSPVAPSPQAPAPPPPPPPPPPPPPPPPPAPLKNQPPPTLPKQHSISKTLPLTSQTSSVPSLVKQLASQFPVASPAVTNQAESHKAPQSPPAVKAKPKWQPVGQGQQQQRSPEFPPPPPESTLAFPSPPPPPPPPPPPPPGSTPPPPPPPPPPMSGSPIIKSPSGSSAGVKKPPPTPQRNSSVKYNASVEYQESRRNLVSKFNPSSASSSTSSSSISPSKEFSTGPRAPPKPGKLNLANLPLALQNKLNQNRQSTADFPSPPPPDNEFFPPPPLESDLPPPPPLPGDPNGVSPKIAVVNPQPQPAWGKSSLKKTQPPASLRCNNTVRESPPLSPPFIQGGPIPPSSPKGTTQPNFLEDLNKTLKRKSSRVLGDKVDPVATMDDMALPPPPPELLHDQQRHSGSGFMSGNISGYATLRRGPPPAPPKRDHSTKLTN; encoded by the exons CTGGTGATACGTGTGCACATGTCAGATGAGAGCTCAAAGACCATGATGGTGGACGAGAGGCAGACAGTCAGGCAGGTGCTGGATAGTCTGCTGGATAAATCTCACTGCGGTTACAGTCCAGACTGGGCCCTGGTTGAGACCATACCTGAGCTACAGATGG AGAGAATATTTGAAGACCATGAGAACCTTGTTGAAAACTTGCTCAACTGGACCAGAGACAGTCAGAACAAACTCATGTTTATTGAGCGGATTGAAAAGTATGCACTTTTCAAAAACCCACAG AACTATTTACTTGGGAGGAAGGAGACCTCTGAGATGGCAGACAGAAACAAGGAGGCACTGCTGGAG GAATGTTTTTGCGGAAGCTCAGTGTCTGTTCCTGAAATTGAAGGAGTGCTGTGGTTGAAGGAGGATGGTAAAAAGTCTTGGAAGAAGCGCTACTTTCTGCTGAGGGCATCTGGCATCTATTTTGTGCCGAAGGGCAAAGCTAAG GCTTCCAGAGATTTGGTGTGCTTCCTGCAGTTGGACcatgttaatgtttattatgGTCAGGACTACCGGAGCAAGTACAAGGCCCCCACCGACTACTGCCTGGCCCtcaag CACCCTCAGATCCAGAAGAAGTCACAATATATCAAATACTTGTGCTGTGATGATGTCAGAACTCTACACCAATGGGTCAATGGAATTCGTATTGCTAAG TATGGGAAGCTATTGTATGTGAACTACCAGGAAGCCATGAAGCGCACTGAGGCTGCCTATGACTGGTCTTCTCTCTCCAGCACCAGCATCAAGTCAGGAACAAGCTCAGTCAGTATACCTG AGTCACAGTCAAACCACTCTAGCCAGACAGACAGTGGTATGTCCGATGGCACTTCGTCCTCCCATGCCCGTTCCCAGAGTGTGGTTAGTTCAATCTTctctgaggcctggaagagagGGACTCAAATAGAGGAGAGTACAAAG GCAAGACCAGAATCAATCCGTTCTACCCATTCAAGCCATAGCACCCATTCTTCTCATCATGTGCCTCAACAGCAGCATCCACACCTACAGCAACAGCCACATGCACTTTCAATTCCACAGTCACGTGGAAGTGTCCATCAGGCTCCGACACAGCCACTGACACAGGCACCGACACAGGCACCACCCCAAGCAACTCCAGCCCCGCCACCTCCTCCACCACCTCCCCCACCACCTCCCCCACCCCCTCCTATTTCCAGTATCCCCCACCACTCCACTCCTACCATGTTTGCCAAATACAGCACTATCACTCGCCTGCAGAATGCCTCTCAGGCTACCACAAGTCACCACAAGCCTCAGCCTCAAATCCAGCAGCAAGTGCCACCAGTCCCACCGGCATCCAAACCACAATCAAACAATATTCCACCAGGGGCTAACAtcccacctcctcctcctccacctccaCCTGCCCCAATGCCTCCACCAGGATCAGCCATGGCTGTTTTGAAGCTCGGTCCTCCAGCCCCAGCAGTGGTTTTACAGTCCTCCCCTCCTCCCCCCTCACCTCCACCACCACCTCCTGCTCCTCCCATAATGCATATGCAGTCACAGCCTCTACCACCTCCTCCTCCCATAATGCCCATGCAGTCACAGCCTCTACCACCTCCTCCTTCCCTAATGCCCATGCAGTCACAGCCTCTACCACCTCCTCCTTCCATAATGCCCATGCAGTCACAGCCTCTACCACCTCCTCCTTCCATAATGCCCATGCAGTCACAGCCTCTACCACCTCCTCCTCTCATAATGCCCATGCAGTCACAGCCATTACCACCTCCTCCACCCATAGTGCCAATCCAATCACACCCTTTACCACCTCCTCCACCCATAGTGCCAATCCAGTCACACCCTTTACCACCTCCTCCACCCCCTCTCCAGGCTAATGGCCTTCCCCCTCCTCCACCCCCCTCTACAGTCCAGGCACCTTTCAAAACCAGTGGACTCAAGCAGGTTCTTGCCCACAAATTTCCCAATGTACCCCAGGACTTATTGCCCCCAGCCAATCAGACCCCTtctcctccacctcctcctcctccaccaccACTCCCATCACCTGCACCTACACGCCCTACTCAACAGCATGTTGCTCCAGCTCCAAatccaccaccaccaccacctccACCACCAGGCCCAATACAGCTGCCAATTCAACCAGCAGTTTTACCCAAAACTTTCACTGGTGGATTTCTACACCAAACAGCACCAAAAACTTCATGTGGCATTCTTCCAGTATCACCAGTAGCTCCATCACCTCAAGCTCCAGCACCACCACctccccctcctcctcctcctcctcctcctccacctccaCCTCCAGCACCATTGAAGAACCAACCCCCACCAACATTACCCAAGCAGCACAGCATTTCCAAGACGCTGCCCCTCACCAGCCAAACCTCATCAGTGCCATCTCTGGTTAAGCAGCTTGCTAGCCAGTTTCCTGTTGCATCTCCTGCAGTGACCAATCAAGCAGAGAGTCACAAAGCTCCCCAGTCCCCACCTGCAGTGAAGGCTAAACCGAAATGGCAGCCTGTAGGTCAAGGCCAACAGCAACAACGATCACCTGAGTTTCCACCACCTCCACCAGAGAGCACCCTTGCTTTTCCTTCACCACCAcctccaccaccaccaccaccaccacctccTCCAGGTTCTACccctcctcctccccctcctcctcctcctccaatGTCAGGCTCGCCTATCATAAAGTCCCCCTCAGGCTCATCTGCAGGTGTCAAGAAACCTCCACCGACTCCTCAACGCAACTCCAGCGTGAAGTACAATGCGTCTGTGGAGTACCAGGAGTCCCGCAGGAACTTGGTGAGCAAGTTTAACCCTAGTTCTGCTTCTTCATCAACATCAAGCTCCAGTATCTCACCCTCCAAAGAGTTTTCTACAGGCCCACGGGCACCCCCCAAACCAGGGAAGCTCAATCTGGCAAATCTTCCTTTGGCTTTGCAGAACAAATTGAATCAGAACCGCCAATCAACTGCAGACTTCCCATCCCCTCCTCCACCAGACAATGAATTCTTCCCTCCTCCCCCACTGGAGTCTGACCTCCCTCCACCACCGCCCCTTCCAGGTGATCCAAATGGTGTCTCTCCGAAAATAGCTGTGGTCAATCCTCAGCCCCAGCCTGCTTGGGGCAAGAGTTCCCTGAAGAAGACGCAACCTCCAGCGTCACTTCGCTGTAACAACACGGTTAGAGAGTCTCCACCACTCTCTCCACCTTTCATACAAGGGGGCCCTATTCCCCCATCTTCTCCCAAAGGCACCACGCAGCCCAACTTCTTGGAGGACCTTAACAAGACACTGAAACGCAAGTCTTCGCGAGTCTTGGGAGACAAAGTGGACCCTGTGGCCACAATGGATGACATGGCTTTGCCACCACCTCCCCCTGAGCTTCTGCATGACCAACAGAGGCACAGTGGTAGTGGTTTTATGTCCGGGAATATCTCAGGCTATGCAACGCTACGGAGAGGGCCGCCTCCAGCCCCACCCAAGCGGGACCACAGCACCAAACTAACAAACTAA